The proteins below come from a single Clupea harengus chromosome 21, Ch_v2.0.2, whole genome shotgun sequence genomic window:
- the setd4 gene encoding SET domain-containing protein 4, translating to MGHLGRRARKKKKKMTTESLTLCHESRFVELRRWLKERGFKSKLLIPAHFSDTGRGLMATSPIKVNDMLISLPERCLLTTSTVLRSYLGEYIKRWKPPVSPVLALCAFLIAERHAGSLSKWKPYIDVLPQAYNCPAYFSDEVINLLPSGLRAKAQDQKERVWELHSSAATFFASLQPLLQEPVVTVFSHDALRWAWCSVNTRTVYMRHPQSPHLSTELDVYALAPYLDLLNHCPKVQVTAEFSQANRCYEIRSVQGCRKFNQAFICYGPHDNQRLLLEYGFVAPSNPHAVVYVDLGTLKLCFNDWDKQLPQKLLFLKEHDFLMNLTFGLDGPSWRLMTALRLLSLKPEQYACWKTVLLGAAVSKDREEWTTQTALMLCKILLGESSMALERLSHLKQGAGSSMTEQLSVVEFLRREEQAILGHSQELLGL from the exons ATGGGGCACTTGGGAAGACGAgcaaggaagaagaaaaagaaaatgactaCTGAGAGTT tgACCCTTTGTCATGAATCTCGGTTTGTGGAGCTGCGGAGAtggctgaaagagagaggtttCAAATCTAAACTCCTTATCCCAGCGCACTTCAGCG ATACTGGAAGGGGACTAATGGCCACTTCTCCCATCAAG GTCAATGATATGCTGATTTCCTTGCCTGAGCGCTGCCTGTTGACCACCAGCACTGTTCTCAGGAGCTACTTGGGAGAATACATAAAGAG GTGGAAGCCTCCAGTGTCTCCTGTGCTCGCTCTCTGTGCCTTCCTGATTGCTGAAAGGCATGCTGGGAGTTTGTCCAAGTGGAAGCCCTACATCGACGTTCTGCCTCAAGCCTACAACTGCCCTGCCTACTTCTCTGATGAGGTCATCAACCTGTTGCCTTCTGGGCTGAGGGCCAAAGCTCAGGACCAGAAGGAGAGAGTCTGGGAGCTTCATTCCTCCGCTGCTACCTTCTTTGCTTCTCTGCAACCGCTCCTCCAAGAGCCAGTAGTGACTGTgttttcccatgatgcattgcGGTGGGCATGGTGCAGTGTGAACACACGGACCGTGTACATGAGGCACCCCCAGAGCCCTCACCTCTCCACAGAACTGGATGTTTATGCACTGGCTCCTTACCTGGATCTGCTCAACCACTGTCCCAAAGTACAG GTTACAGCTGAGTTCAGTCAGGCAAACAGGTGCTACGAGATCAGGAGTGTTCAGGGATGCAGGAAGTTCAACCAGGCCTTCATCTGCTACGGACCACACGACAACCAGCGACTGCTTTTAGAATATGGCTTTGTTGCCCCCAGCAATCCACATGCTGTGGTTTATGTCGACCTCG GTACTCTGAAGCTGTGCTTCAATGACTGGGACAAACAGCTGCCACAGAAACTTCTCTTCCTGAAGGAGCATGACTTTCTCAT GAACTTGACCTTTGGCCTGGATGGACCCTCCTGGAGACTGATGACCGCCCTCAGGCTTCTCTCCCTTAAGCCAGAGCAATA TGCATGCTGGAAAACTGTCCTCTTGGGGGCGGCAGTGAGCAAGGATAGAGAGGAGTGGACTACTCAAACAGCTCTCATGCTCTGCAAGATCCTTTTGGGGGAAAGCAGCATGGCTTTAGAGAGG CTATCCCACCTTAAACAAGGGGCAGGCTCCTCCATGACTGAGCAGTTGTCTGTGGTGGAATTCCTTCGCCGCGAGGAACAGGCGATTCTGGGGCATTCACAGGAACTTCTGGGTCTCTAA
- the cbr1 gene encoding carbonyl reductase [NADPH] 1, with protein sequence MANPKVALVTGSNKGIGLAVVRALCKEFAGHVYLTSRDVGRGTAAVENLKAEGLKPSFHQLEITDSESVRAARDYFQEYYGGVDVLVNNAAIAFKMADTTPFGNQAEVTLKTNFFATRDMCNVFLPIIKPGGRVVNISSGLGSTALSKCSPELQARFRSDDITEEELVALMERFVKEAQEGVHKERGWPSTAYGVSKTGLTVLSRIHARRLRQGRPQDDILLNACCPGWVRTDMTGPNATKSPEEGAITPVYLALLPPGEKEPHGQFVSEKAVQPW encoded by the exons ATGGCCAATCCTAAAGTTGCGCTTGTGACCGGCTCCAACAAGGGTATCGGTCTGGCGGTTGTGCGTGCACTGTGCAAGGAGTTCGCAGGGCACGTATACCTGACCTCCCGGGATGTGGGTCGAGGAACAGCGGCAGTAGAGAATCTGAAAGCGGAAGGTTTGAAACCTTCGTTTCATCAACTGGAGATCACAGACTCGGAGAGTGTGCGTGCAGCACGGGACTACTTCCAGGAATACTATGGTGGTGTGGACGTTCTCGTCAACAATGCCGCCATAGCATTCAAAA TGGCCGACACAACACCATTTGGAAACCAAGCAGAGGTGACACTCAAAACCAACTTTTTCGCAACCAGAGACATGTGCAATGTGTTTCTTCCCATCATAAAACCCGGTG GTAGAGTTGTAAACATCTCTAGCGGCTTGGGCTCCACTGCCCTGAGCAAATGCAGCCCGGAGCTTCAGGCCCGCTTCCGCAGTGATGACATCACAGAGGAAGAGCTGGTGGCCTTGATGGAACGCTTCGTCAAGGAGGCCCAGGAGGGCGTTCACAAGGAGAGAGGCTGGCCCAGCACCGCATACGGCGTCTCCAAGACAGGACTCACCGTCCTCTCCAGGATCCACGCCCGCAGGCTGAGGCAGGGGAGACCTCAAGACGACATCCTGCTCAACGCCTGCTGCCCAGGCTGGGTGAGGACTGACATGACAGGGCCCAATGCTACTAAGTCACCAGAGGAGGGCGCTATCACCCCTGTGTACCTCGCCCTGCTGCCCCCAGGGGAAAAAGAACCTCACGGACAGTTTGTGTCGGAGAAGGCCGTGCAGCCTTGGTGA
- the klhl41b gene encoding kelch-like protein 41b has translation MDPNTIKEELRLFQSTLLQDGLKELLNENRFVDCTLKVGDRCFPCHRLIMAACSPYFRELFFTEDGKEQVDTKEVVLDDVDPNTLDMIVRYLYSAEIDLTDDNVQAIFAVANRFQIPSVFTVCVNYLQQKLSLANCLAIFRLGLVLNCPRLAVAARNYIADHFDSLSAEEEFLQLAAHELFAIIGTDSLNVEHEEHVFEALMQWVRCDTEKRTKVLGEAFDCVRFRLMPEKYFQENVETDDLIQADAELMKKVQEIKDAFGGKLPEKTKKKKAEGEGDQAGKEEEEEEEDLLPGYLSDIRRLGMYTRNLIVMVNDTAAVAYDVNENECFLAAASEQVPRNHISVCTSKNQLYILGGLFIDEDNKEKPLQVYFYQLDTLTSEWEALPPMPSPRCLFNVGEYENLLFAIAGKDLQSNESVDTVMCFDTDKMKWSETKKLPLRIHGHSVVSHKGLIYCIGGKTDDNKAINKMFVYNHKQSEWRELAGMTLARAMFGAVIHKGNIIVSGGVNEEGLTATAETYDFTTNKWEPFIEFPQERSSVNLMSSGGTLYAVGGFAIMELENKQVGPAEVTDVWQYEEEKKQWSGMLREMRYAAGSSCVSMRLNAARMPKL, from the exons ATGGATCCCAACACCATTAAAGAGGAGCTGCGCCTTTTCCAGAGCACCCTGTTGCAGGACGGACTGAAGGAGCTGCTGAATGAGAATCGCTTCGTGGACTGTACCCTGAAAGTGGGCGACCGCTGCTTCCCCTGCCACCGCCTCATCATGGCAGCATGCAGCCCTTACTTCCGGGAGCTCTTCTTCACCGAGGACGGCAAGGAGCAGGTGGACACCAAGGAGGTGGTCCTGGATGACGTGGACCCCAACACCCTCGACATGATCGTCCGCTACTTGTACTCGGCCGAGATCGACCTGACCGACGACAACGTGCAGGCCATTTTCGCCGTGGCCAACCGCTTCCAGATCCCTTCTGTCTTTACTGTATGTGTCAACTACCTGCAGCAGAAGCTCTCGCTGGCCAATTGCCTGGCCATCTTCCGGCTGGGCCTGGTGCTCAACTGCCCCCGTCTGGCCGTTGCCGCCCGGAACTACATCGCCGACCACTTTGACAGCCTGTCGGCTGAGGAGGAGTTCCTTCAGCTTGCGGCCCACGAGCTGTTCGCCATCATCGGCACAGACTCGCTCAATGTGGAGCACGAGGAGCATGTTTTTGAGGCGCTGATGCAGTGGGTGCGCTGCGACACGGAGAAGCGCACCAAGGTCCTCGGTGAGGCCTTCGACTGCGTGCGCTTCCGCCTCATGCCAGAGAAGTACTTCCAAGAGAACGTGGAGACCGACGACCTTATCCAGGCCGACGCAGAGCTCATGAAGAAGGTGCAGGAGATCAAGGATGCGTTTGGTGGGAAGCTCCCCGAGAAgaccaagaagaagaaggcagagggagagggcgacCAAGccgggaaagaggaagaggaagaggaggaggacctgTTGCCAGGATACCTAAGTGACATCCGCAGACTGGGCATGTACACGCGGAACCTGATCGTCATGGTGAATGACACAGCCGCTGTGGCGTACGACGTGAATGAGAATGAGTGCTTCCTGGCCGCCGCGTCTGAGCAGGTACCTCGTAACCATATCAGCGTCTGCACCTCGAAGAACCAGCTCTACATTCTGGGCGGTCTGTTCATAGATGAGGACAACAAGGAGAAGCCATTGCAGGTTTACTTCTATCAG TTGGATACACTGACATCTGAATGGGAGGCTCTGCCCCCCATGCCTTCTCCCAGGTGTCTGTTTAACGTCGGCGAGTATGAGAACCTGCTGTTTGCCATTGCAGGAAAAGACCTGCAGAGTAACGAATCCGTGGACACTGTCATGTGCTTTGACACTGA TAAGATGAAATGGAGCGAGACAAAGAAACTTCCCCTGAGGATCCATGGGCATTCTGTGGTCTCCCACAAAGGCCTGATCTACTGCATTGGAGGAAAAACAGATGACAA CAAAGCCATCAACAAGATGTTTGTGTACAATCACAAGCAGTCTGAATGGAGGGAGCTGGCAGGCATGACGCTGGCCAGAGCCATGTTCGGTGCTGTCATTCACAAGGGGAACATCATTGTAAGTGGAGGGGTGAATGAGGAAGGCCTTACCGCAACAGCTGAAACCTATGACTTCACCACAAACAA ATGGGAGCCATTCATAGAGTTCCCTCAGGAGAGAAGCTCAGTAAACTTGATGAGCAGTGGAGGAACACTGTATGCAGTCGGTGGGTTTGCCATCATGGAGCTTGAAAACAAACAAGTTGGCCCAGCAGAGGTCACCGACGTCTGGCA gtatgaggaggagaaaaagcaaTGGAGTGGTATGCTGAGAGAGATGCGTTATGCTGCTGGCTCCTCCTGTGTTTCTATGCGCCTAAATGCAGCCAGAATGCCCAAACTTTGA